From Rudanella lutea DSM 19387, a single genomic window includes:
- a CDS encoding cation-translocating P-type ATPase, giving the protein MHTQSVTALTGLSTEQVTAARQQYGANEITTAESQTGWLLVKEVVTEPMFMLLAAASLIYVLLGEWQEGITLAVAMVLVAGISVYQTVRSDQALKALRKLTEPTISVVRNGELITVGIEEVVVGDLIWITEGQTAPADGLLVQANDCSIDESVLTGESVPVVKSVPDKDPVYAGTILVSGSAYVRVTAVGDSTSLGKLGRSLQGVEVEKTPLQRQIGQFVQRMAYAGFGAFLLVWGINFAQSGEWATSLLLGLTIAMSVLPEEIPVAFSSFMALGAARMIRSGVLTRQPQTVESLGSATVICTDKTGTITQEGMRLAVVYDVRDGSLTKLPDALTPTGAEVVAYARLASEPEPFDPMEKAITDAWAVLPNKAIATDGPLIYEYPLGGVPPMMTHLYPLGEHTARVAGKGAVERIIRVCKLESAVAEQIKQQAHRLATEGYRVLGVAGAEVVTGAYPAEQDEFDWQFKGLIALENPPKVNARAVLNRFDEAGIQVKMITGDSAETARAIAAQVGMRDAQAVLTGNEVMALTDEALQTQAASVNVFARMYPEAKLRVIRALKAAGEVVAMTGDGVNDGPALKAAHIGVAMGQRGSELAKQSASLILVEDDLSSMVDAIAQGRRIYQNLKQAVGYIVSIHIPIILTVTVPLLLGWKFINLFNPVHVIFLELVMGPTCSIAFENEPAETDLMKQRPRKLSDTFFTSRELGFRVVQGLCIALATLGVYYAQMQAGASLEQVRTMTFATLVISNIWLTLVSRSSRASVLTTLQRPNTLLWIMLLLTALMLAGFLGWPVLRNLGQFTTISLADLGVCAGASFLGVIWVELYKLWLRNQPA; this is encoded by the coding sequence ATGCATACACAATCGGTTACGGCTCTCACGGGCCTGTCTACAGAACAAGTCACGGCCGCCCGGCAGCAGTACGGCGCTAATGAAATTACGACGGCCGAAAGCCAAACGGGCTGGCTGCTGGTCAAAGAAGTGGTTACGGAGCCCATGTTTATGCTGCTGGCCGCGGCCAGTCTGATTTATGTCCTACTGGGCGAATGGCAGGAGGGTATCACATTGGCTGTGGCAATGGTGCTCGTAGCCGGTATTTCGGTGTACCAGACCGTCCGCAGCGATCAGGCTCTGAAAGCCCTGCGCAAACTAACCGAACCGACTATCTCGGTGGTTCGAAACGGGGAGCTTATTACCGTCGGAATTGAAGAAGTCGTGGTCGGCGATCTCATCTGGATTACCGAAGGCCAAACCGCCCCCGCCGATGGGCTACTGGTACAGGCCAACGATTGCTCAATTGATGAATCGGTGCTGACCGGCGAGTCGGTGCCGGTGGTAAAGTCGGTGCCCGACAAAGACCCGGTGTATGCTGGTACCATACTGGTGTCGGGCAGTGCCTACGTGCGGGTTACGGCCGTGGGCGATAGCACGTCGTTGGGTAAGCTGGGTCGGTCGCTGCAAGGGGTAGAGGTAGAAAAAACACCTCTCCAGCGGCAGATTGGGCAGTTTGTGCAGCGCATGGCCTACGCGGGTTTTGGGGCCTTTCTGCTGGTTTGGGGTATCAATTTCGCGCAATCGGGCGAGTGGGCCACCTCGTTGCTGCTTGGCCTGACCATTGCCATGTCGGTATTGCCCGAAGAAATTCCGGTAGCTTTCAGCAGTTTTATGGCGCTGGGTGCGGCCCGCATGATTCGGTCGGGCGTGCTGACCCGGCAACCCCAAACCGTTGAGAGTCTGGGGTCGGCAACGGTCATTTGCACTGATAAAACCGGCACCATCACGCAGGAAGGAATGCGGCTGGCAGTGGTGTACGATGTTCGGGATGGGTCGTTGACGAAATTACCCGATGCGTTGACGCCAACCGGGGCTGAGGTTGTTGCCTACGCCCGGCTGGCCAGCGAGCCCGAACCTTTTGACCCGATGGAGAAGGCCATCACCGATGCCTGGGCTGTTCTACCCAACAAAGCAATAGCCACCGACGGGCCGCTTATTTACGAGTACCCATTGGGTGGAGTTCCGCCTATGATGACGCACCTGTATCCGCTCGGTGAGCACACGGCTCGCGTAGCCGGTAAGGGGGCTGTGGAGCGGATTATCCGGGTGTGTAAGCTGGAATCGGCAGTAGCCGAACAAATCAAACAGCAGGCCCATCGGTTAGCCACCGAAGGGTATCGGGTGCTGGGCGTGGCCGGGGCCGAGGTAGTTACGGGCGCTTACCCCGCCGAGCAGGATGAGTTTGACTGGCAATTCAAGGGCCTGATTGCCCTCGAAAACCCGCCCAAAGTCAACGCCCGCGCCGTACTGAACCGGTTCGACGAGGCTGGTATTCAGGTTAAGATGATTACCGGTGACTCTGCCGAAACGGCCCGCGCCATTGCCGCACAGGTGGGCATGCGCGACGCCCAGGCCGTATTGACAGGTAATGAAGTGATGGCCTTGACCGACGAAGCCCTGCAAACGCAGGCGGCTTCGGTCAATGTGTTTGCGCGTATGTACCCCGAGGCCAAACTTCGCGTGATTCGGGCCCTGAAAGCGGCTGGCGAAGTGGTGGCCATGACCGGCGATGGCGTCAACGACGGACCAGCGCTCAAGGCGGCCCACATTGGGGTGGCTATGGGGCAGCGGGGCTCGGAGTTGGCCAAGCAGTCGGCCTCGTTGATTCTGGTTGAGGACGACCTGAGTAGCATGGTCGATGCGATTGCCCAGGGTCGCCGAATTTACCAGAACCTGAAACAGGCCGTGGGCTACATCGTTTCGATTCACATTCCGATTATTCTGACCGTGACGGTGCCGCTCCTGCTGGGTTGGAAGTTCATCAACCTCTTCAATCCCGTACATGTCATTTTTCTGGAATTGGTTATGGGCCCGACCTGCTCTATCGCCTTTGAGAATGAACCTGCCGAAACCGACCTGATGAAACAGAGGCCCCGCAAACTGAGCGATACGTTCTTCACCTCCCGTGAATTGGGTTTCCGGGTGGTGCAGGGCCTCTGCATTGCCCTGGCTACGCTTGGGGTGTATTACGCGCAAATGCAGGCCGGAGCGTCGCTGGAGCAGGTTCGTACGATGACCTTTGCCACACTGGTGATTAGTAATATCTGGCTGACGCTCGTGAGCCGTTCGAGCCGGGCGTCGGTACTAACCACGCTGCAACGGCCCAACACCTTGCTCTGGATCATGTTGTTGCTGACTGCGCTTATGCTGGCCGGCTTCCTCGGTTGGCCGGTCCTGCGGAATCTGGGGCAGTTCACGACCATCTCTCTCGCCGATTTGGGTGTGTGTGCCGGGGCTTCGTTCCTGGGGGTTATCTGGGTTGAGTTGTATAAACTCTGGTTGCGCAACCAGCCCGCGTAG